Proteins found in one Corynebacterium freneyi genomic segment:
- the purH gene encoding bifunctional phosphoribosylaminoimidazolecarboxamide formyltransferase/IMP cyclohydrolase gives MTQDHGSTDRKPIKRALISVYDKTGLEDLARALHDGGVQIVSTGSTASRIADAGVPVTPVEELTGFPECLEGRVKTLHPRVHAGILADTRKDDHLSQLEDLGVEPFQLVVVNLYPFTETVASGADFDACVEQIDIGGPSMVRAAAKNHPSVAVVVDPAKYGEVARAVTGGGFTRAERTALAVDAFRHTASYDVAVASWMGAQLDDESADSAAAFPEWFGHTYERSATLRYGENPHQAAALYVDPSAPAGLAQAKQFHGKEMSYNNYTDSDAAWRAAWDHERPCVAIIKHANPCGIAVSDESIAAAHKAAHACDPVSAFGGVIAVNREVSVEMAEQVAEIFTEVIVAPGYEDGAVEVLSQKKNIRILQAPAPQGEATEYRQVSGGMLLQERDALQAEGDDPANWTLAAGGAADEETLADLVFAWNAVRAVKSNAILLAKDGATVGVGMGQVNRVDAAKLAVERANSLAGDDERARGAVAASDAFFPFADGFEMLAEAGVRAVVQPGGSIRDAEVVEAANKAGVTMYLTGARHFAH, from the coding sequence ATGACCCAGGATCACGGCAGCACGGACCGCAAGCCCATCAAGCGCGCCCTCATCAGCGTCTACGACAAGACCGGGCTGGAGGATCTCGCCCGCGCCCTCCATGACGGCGGCGTGCAGATCGTGTCCACCGGCTCCACCGCCTCCCGCATCGCCGACGCCGGCGTGCCGGTGACCCCGGTCGAGGAGCTCACCGGATTCCCCGAGTGCCTCGAGGGCCGCGTGAAGACCCTCCACCCCCGCGTCCACGCCGGCATCCTCGCCGACACCCGCAAGGACGACCACCTGTCGCAGCTGGAAGACCTGGGCGTCGAGCCGTTCCAGCTGGTCGTCGTGAACCTGTACCCCTTCACCGAGACCGTCGCCTCGGGCGCCGACTTCGACGCCTGCGTCGAGCAGATCGACATCGGCGGCCCGTCGATGGTCCGCGCCGCGGCGAAGAACCACCCCTCCGTCGCCGTGGTCGTCGACCCGGCCAAGTACGGCGAGGTCGCCCGGGCCGTCACCGGCGGCGGATTCACCCGCGCCGAGCGCACGGCCCTGGCCGTCGACGCCTTCCGCCACACCGCTTCCTACGACGTCGCGGTGGCGTCGTGGATGGGCGCCCAGCTTGACGACGAGTCGGCCGACTCCGCCGCGGCCTTCCCCGAGTGGTTCGGCCACACCTACGAGCGTTCCGCCACCCTGCGCTATGGCGAAAACCCGCACCAGGCCGCCGCCCTGTACGTCGACCCGTCGGCCCCGGCGGGCCTGGCGCAGGCGAAGCAGTTCCACGGCAAGGAGATGAGCTACAACAACTACACGGACTCCGATGCCGCGTGGCGTGCCGCGTGGGATCACGAGCGTCCGTGCGTGGCCATCATCAAGCACGCCAATCCCTGTGGCATCGCGGTGTCCGACGAGTCCATCGCCGCGGCGCACAAGGCCGCCCACGCGTGTGACCCGGTGTCGGCCTTCGGCGGCGTCATCGCCGTCAACCGCGAGGTGTCCGTCGAGATGGCCGAGCAGGTCGCCGAGATCTTCACCGAGGTCATCGTCGCGCCGGGCTACGAGGACGGTGCGGTCGAGGTGCTGAGCCAGAAGAAGAACATCCGCATTCTCCAGGCCCCGGCCCCGCAGGGCGAGGCGACCGAGTATCGCCAGGTTTCCGGCGGCATGCTGCTGCAGGAGCGCGACGCACTGCAGGCCGAGGGCGACGACCCCGCCAACTGGACCCTGGCCGCCGGCGGGGCCGCCGACGAGGAGACCCTCGCCGACCTGGTCTTCGCCTGGAACGCCGTGCGCGCGGTGAAGTCCAACGCGATCCTGCTGGCCAAGGACGGCGCCACCGTCGGCGTCGGCATGGGCCAGGTCAACCGCGTCGACGCCGCGAAGCTGGCCGTCGAGCGCGCGAACTCGCTGGCCGGCGACGATGAACGCGCCCGTGGTGCGGTCGCCGCGTCCGATGCGTTCTTCCCGTTCGCCGACGGCTTCGAGATGCTGGCCGAAGCCGGCGTCCGCGCGGTCGTCCAGCCGGGTGGTTCCATCCGCGACGCCGAGGTCGTCGAGGCCGCCAACAAGGCGGGCGTGACCATGTACCTGACGGGTGCGCGCCACTTCGCGCACTAG
- the purN gene encoding phosphoribosylglycinamide formyltransferase translates to MTESHSVWPNDAATPLTIVVLASGTGSLLQSMLDTLDPARVRVAAVGSDKDCEALKRADAAGIPSFRVPFDDAARADRAAWNGALLAAVREHRPDFVVSAGFMRILGQEFIDAFPDRIINTHPALLPSFPGAHAVPDALAHGVKVTGTTVHIVDAGVDTGPILAQEPVVVADDDTVDTLHERIKIVERRLLVDVLHTISERGITRDGRKAKFS, encoded by the coding sequence GTGACCGAATCACACAGCGTTTGGCCGAATGACGCGGCGACGCCCCTGACCATCGTCGTGCTGGCCTCCGGCACGGGCTCGCTGCTGCAGTCGATGCTCGACACGCTCGACCCGGCGCGCGTCCGAGTCGCCGCCGTCGGATCCGACAAGGACTGCGAGGCATTGAAGAGGGCCGATGCGGCGGGAATCCCGTCGTTCCGCGTGCCCTTCGACGACGCCGCCCGCGCCGACCGCGCGGCATGGAACGGGGCGCTGCTGGCCGCAGTGCGCGAGCACCGGCCGGATTTCGTCGTCTCGGCCGGGTTCATGCGCATCCTCGGGCAGGAGTTCATCGACGCCTTCCCGGACCGGATCATCAACACGCACCCCGCATTGCTGCCGTCGTTCCCCGGCGCGCACGCCGTGCCGGATGCGCTGGCGCATGGGGTGAAGGTCACCGGAACGACGGTGCACATCGTCGACGCGGGCGTGGACACGGGGCCGATCCTCGCGCAGGAACCGGTCGTCGTCGCGGACGACGACACCGTGGACACGTTGCACGAACGCATCAAGATCGTCGAGCGTCGGCTGCTGGTCGACGTTCTCCACACCATCTCGGAACGCGGAATCACGCGGGACGGACGAAAGGCGAAGTTTTCATGA
- a CDS encoding TetR/AcrR family transcriptional regulator codes for MSRRAELRERRHAEIIAAAAAMIADRGFHVTRLEDVGQVVGISGPGLYRYVTGKDDMLAQILVDISVRLVDGARAVMDRARTEEWEADRTLRELLSFHVEFAVTEPDRIRVQEREIGNLAPQQRDKVRSLQRMYMSMWVDAARRAKPELTESDARVRVQLAAGLINSSRHVVRWAGADAVRTAAMDMAIGAVGLQKGDDPDIGDIARASLGGGPRTAGTLGEDDEEPSAT; via the coding sequence ATGTCACGTCGAGCCGAACTCAGGGAACGGCGGCACGCGGAAATCATCGCCGCCGCCGCCGCGATGATCGCCGACCGCGGATTCCACGTCACCAGGCTCGAAGACGTCGGCCAGGTCGTCGGCATCTCCGGGCCGGGCCTGTACCGGTACGTCACGGGGAAAGACGACATGCTCGCCCAGATTCTGGTCGACATCTCCGTCCGCCTCGTCGACGGCGCCCGGGCCGTGATGGACCGGGCGCGGACCGAGGAGTGGGAGGCGGACCGCACGTTGCGGGAGCTGCTGAGCTTCCACGTGGAGTTCGCGGTGACCGAACCCGACCGCATTCGAGTGCAGGAACGCGAGATCGGCAACCTCGCCCCGCAGCAGCGGGACAAGGTCCGCTCGTTGCAGCGGATGTACATGTCGATGTGGGTCGACGCAGCGCGGCGGGCGAAGCCGGAGCTGACGGAGTCCGACGCCCGCGTCCGCGTGCAGCTCGCCGCCGGCCTGATCAACTCGTCGCGCCACGTGGTCCGCTGGGCCGGCGCCGATGCCGTGCGCACCGCTGCGATGGACATGGCCATCGGGGCGGTGGGGTTGCAGAAGGGCGATGACCCGGACATCGGCGACATTGCCCGGGCCTCCCTCGGCGGCGGGCCCCGCACAGCGGGAACGCTGGGGGAGGACGACGAGGAGCCCTCGGCGACGTAG
- a CDS encoding cytochrome P450: MPNGMDGDEHRRFRAVIDRHLADDVIRPLEPSIRHIADDAAARLVEGPASGVELVREFGRRVAVRSQCEWLGWPDSLDATLTGWMDDNHAATRSGDRRRTAEVARRFDEIIRGILADKEPDGGAGADPTSRLMADRVEDPSAPGGSRPLTTEEIVSILRNWTAGDLGSIAASIGVVGQYLAARPELQDRMRAWAADETAHAAELDAAIDEILRIDDPFPANRRVTTADVEVGDAVIPSGSRVELDWIAANRDADVFGDPDEFRPEANAAANLVYGTGPHVCPGRLISTIEIRCAIAALLRATGSFRLDGDRPSEREERPAGGWRTVHLVLG; this comes from the coding sequence GTGCCCAACGGCATGGACGGCGACGAGCACCGGCGGTTCCGGGCGGTCATCGACCGGCACTTGGCCGATGACGTGATCCGCCCCCTGGAGCCGTCGATCCGGCACATCGCCGACGACGCGGCCGCCCGGCTCGTCGAGGGCCCCGCCTCGGGCGTGGAGCTGGTCCGGGAATTCGGCCGCCGCGTGGCGGTGCGCTCCCAGTGCGAATGGCTCGGCTGGCCCGACTCCCTCGACGCCACGCTGACCGGGTGGATGGACGACAACCATGCGGCGACCCGCTCCGGCGATCGCCGGCGCACCGCCGAGGTCGCCCGCCGGTTCGACGAGATCATCCGCGGGATCCTCGCCGACAAGGAACCGGACGGGGGCGCGGGCGCCGATCCCACGTCCCGCCTGATGGCGGACCGGGTCGAGGATCCCTCCGCGCCCGGCGGCTCGCGTCCCCTGACGACCGAGGAGATCGTTTCCATCCTGCGCAACTGGACCGCGGGCGACCTCGGCTCCATCGCGGCGTCGATCGGCGTGGTGGGCCAATACCTCGCCGCCCGACCGGAGCTGCAGGACCGCATGCGCGCCTGGGCCGCCGACGAGACCGCCCACGCCGCCGAACTGGACGCGGCGATCGACGAGATCCTGCGCATCGACGACCCCTTCCCCGCCAACCGCCGCGTCACCACCGCCGACGTCGAGGTCGGCGACGCGGTCATCCCGTCCGGGTCGCGCGTCGAGCTGGATTGGATCGCCGCCAATCGCGACGCGGACGTCTTCGGCGACCCCGACGAATTCCGGCCGGAGGCCAACGCCGCCGCCAACCTCGTCTACGGCACCGGCCCCCACGTGTGCCCGGGCCGGTTGATCTCCACCATCGAAATCCGCTGCGCCATCGCCGCGCTGCTGCGGGCGACGGGGTCGTTCCGCCTCGACGGCGACCGGCCGTCGGAACGCGAGGAACGTCCCGCCGGAGGATGGCGGACCGTCCACCTCGTGCTGGGCTGA